A genomic stretch from Chiloscyllium plagiosum isolate BGI_BamShark_2017 chromosome 2, ASM401019v2, whole genome shotgun sequence includes:
- the LOC122557512 gene encoding CDKN2A-interacting protein, translating to MAAVKGSADLVSEFLQQNRQLADWVETVKGHHEPENHWRARREFILHNLKPEQRASGREPEPGLGTDQLLALSMVWANHVFMGCRYSKAVMDKVLEMGEGIKVTDAAVRTRRDDLIANKLKKSELSNSNANEKIKEQLPTPKMADEKDTCMEIDTTPECTGNGSQDIDDTRIPGLDGFPASGPSTPVSEPPVEAPVCMAPSTSLNQKEVRQVSKETGVKKVSAPTQVPVNQQKTLLHQPDTPAQTKNFSSNSAEVKSNIQPDIVDRPASMGNSQKAVQPPVSESCKTPITVVSLTPEAIKEKQTFYNKLYKAIAWKLVSAGGFSNELNHLNILTNCIQSVKGTLESVCVPLKDISELHLPQSSAREGIVCELRCKAVYLATGYGKCKVSAKDMAAKEAMKLFLKHRVTVKICKRKFKGSEIEDLVLLSEESYRLNLAPALVNPSEPSTR from the exons ATGGCGGCGGTGAAGGGAAGCGCTGACCTGGTCTCCGAGTTCCTGCAGCAGAATCGGCAGCTGGCGGACTGGGTGGAGACGGTGAAGGGGCACCATGAGCCCGAGAATCACTGGAGGGCCCGCCGTGAATTCATTCTGCACAACCTGAAGCCGGAGCAGAGGGCGAGCGGGAGGGAGCCGGAGCCGGGGCTCGGCACAGACCAACTGCTGGCTCTGTCCATGGTCTGGGCCAACCACGTCTTCATGGGCTGTCG GTATTCAAAGGCAGTGatggataaagtgttggagatGGGAGAAGGCATCAAAGTTACAGATGCAGCAGTCCGCACCAGAAGGGATGATTTGATTGCCAATAAGCTGAAGAAAAGCGAGCTTTCAAACAGCAATGCTAATG AAAAGATAAAAGAACAACTTCCTACGCCAAAAATGGCGGATGAGAAAGATACTTGCATGGAAATTGATACAACACCTGAATGCACTGGTAACGGCAGCCAAGACATTGACGACACCAGGATCCCAGGCCTGGATGGCTTTCCTGCTAGTGGACCATCAACTCCTGTATCTGAACCTCCGGTTGAAGCTCCAGTCTGTATGGCACCATCCACCAGTTTGAATCAAAAGGAGGTCCGACAAGTCTCAAAAGAGACTGGAGTGAAGAAAGTTAGTGCTCCTACACAGGTTCCTGTGAACCAACAGAAGACACTGCTGCATCAGCCTGACACTCCAGCGCAAACCAAGAATTTCTCATCTAATTCTGCAGAAGTTAAGTCCAATATTCAGCCAGACATTGTTGATCGCCCTGCCTCAATGGGCAATTCCCAAAAGGCTGTACAGCCTCCTGTTTCGGAAAGCTGCAAGACCCCCATAACAGTGGTCAGTTTAACCCCTGAAGCTATAAAAGAGAAGCAGACATTTTACAACAAACTCTACAAAGCTATAGCTTGGAAGTTGGTGTCGGCTGGTGGTTTCAGCAATGAGCTTAACCATTTGAACATTTTAACTAACTGCATACAGTCAGTAAAGGGGACTCTTGAAAGTGTGTGTGTTCCCCTGAAAGATATTTCTGAATTGCATTTACCACAAAGTTCTGCACGTGAAGGGATTGTTTGTGAACTAAGGTGCAAGGCTGTCTATTTGGCAACAGGATATGGAAAATGTAAAGTGAGTGCCAAAGACATGGCGGCAAAAGAGGCAATGAAATTGTTCTTGAAGCATAGAGTTACGGTGAAGatatgtaaaagaaaattcaaaggaAGTGAAATTGAGGATTTAGTACTTTTGAGTGAAGAGTCATATCGGTTAAACCTAGCTCCTGCATTAGTCAATCCCTCAGAACCTAGTACAAGGTAA